A genome region from Chryseobacterium sp. G0186 includes the following:
- the gwsG gene encoding grasp-with-spasm system ATP-grasp peptide maturase produces the protein MILIISQNQEITTTEVIKWLLRKGKSFIRVHEDEIFEIKTKEKRLYLTSQRNCFFIDDITSVWYRRGGLRFEQLRYKNESINLNMNEYQHWLEDYVIKTLESKKHINKESNSDVNKLLVLEQAQKTGLDVPDYFLAEHTDEVILNQTIIKTIGGNPRIENILKDSSGMMYTSVIREREDDFFLITFFQEKIEKDFEIRSFYLNGKIWSTAIFSQADEQTKIDFRKYNDKKPNRNVPYHLPKDIEEKIHLLMHALDLNCGSLDFIKSKNKYYFLEVNTVGQFLGASIICNYSLEKEIADYL, from the coding sequence ATGATCCTGATTATTTCTCAAAATCAAGAAATCACTACCACAGAAGTTATTAAATGGCTGCTAAGAAAGGGTAAAAGCTTCATCCGTGTACATGAAGATGAAATTTTTGAAATCAAGACAAAGGAAAAACGGCTTTATCTTACAAGTCAAAGAAACTGTTTTTTTATTGATGATATCACCAGCGTTTGGTATAGAAGAGGAGGATTGAGATTTGAACAGCTACGCTATAAAAACGAATCTATCAACCTCAACATGAATGAATACCAACATTGGTTAGAAGATTATGTGATAAAAACCTTAGAATCAAAAAAGCATATCAACAAAGAAAGCAATAGTGACGTTAACAAACTGCTTGTGCTTGAACAGGCACAAAAGACAGGGTTAGACGTTCCTGATTATTTTCTAGCAGAACATACAGATGAAGTAATTCTAAACCAAACCATCATTAAAACCATTGGTGGAAATCCCCGAATAGAAAATATTCTCAAAGATTCCAGTGGCATGATGTATACATCAGTAATCAGGGAACGTGAAGATGATTTTTTTCTTATTACTTTCTTCCAGGAAAAAATCGAAAAAGACTTCGAGATCAGAAGTTTTTATTTGAATGGGAAAATCTGGTCAACTGCCATCTTCTCACAGGCTGATGAACAAACTAAGATAGATTTCAGGAAATATAATGATAAAAAACCTAATAGAAATGTTCCTTATCATCTTCCAAAGGATATTGAAGAAAAAATACATCTGCTGATGCATGCTTTAGATCTGAATTGCGGTTCCCTGGATTTTATTAAAAGTAAAAATAAATATTATTTTTTAGAAGTCAATACAGTGGGACAATTTTTAGGAGCATCGATAATATGTAATTATTCATTAGAAAAAGAAATTGCTGATTATTTATGA